GGGTCTCGTAACGCACGCGATCCTCGAGCGCCCGCGCCGTCTGCTCCAGCACCTCGGCGGTCCGGATCCGCTCGCTGACAAGGGCAGCGAGGAAGAACGACGTGAGCGCGACACATGCGTTGAACCCTTGCAGCGTCAGCATCTGCTCGAACAGGCTGCCCGGCGCGAACAGGGCCGAATCATGGGTCACCGACCAGGTGATCGCGACAGAGGCCACCAGCGCTGCCGGCGCCGCCCCACGCAGCTGGAGCCGCCACGCCGCCCACCCGAGGATCGGGAGCACCGGGAACAGGACGGGGATGTCGGCGCGCATGCCGACGAGGGCGACCCCGGCAACACAGACGGCCACGACAACCGCCTCGACCCACTGCCCCACGTGCCAGCGCGGCAGCTCCCGGAACAGCGGAATCGCCAGGAAGAACGGAGCGACCAGGATCACGCCCATCGTGTCCCCGGTCCACCACACGGCCCACGCCTCCACGAAGCTGTTGGCGTCGATCGCCCCCGAGACGACAAGGGTCACGGCGCCGATCGTGGCGCTGACCAGCATGCTCACGAGCGCGACGACGACGATCAGGTGCGCGTCCCGCTGCCGGTCGAGCTGCCTGCGGAAGCCGAACCGCTCCAGCAGCACCACGGCGACGTACGGCGCCAGCACGTTGCCGACCGCGGTCGTCCCCGCAGCCAGGGCGTTCTCGCTGATCGGCAGGTTGACCAGGAACGCAGCCGCGGCCACCGCCGGCCACATCGACCGACCCAGCAGCACGAACGCCGCCACCGCGATGCCTGTCGGCGGCCACAGCGGAGTGACGTTGTGCTCGACCAGTGACAGCCGAAGGCCCAGGCGGGCGCCGACGTAGTAGGCAATGCCGACCGCGAGCAACAGTCCCGCCCGTCGCGCCAACCCGTCGACCGCATCAGGCATTTGCCCAGAATGCCCGAGTCACGCAGCAGCAGTGCCCGGTTCGGCGGAACTCAGCGAGTTTCACCGCGTCGGCGTCACGAACCGACGTTCCCTCTCCTGATCGGCACCTGAACGCTGCGGCTCCGGGAGTCCGTCCAGCTCAACGTCAGCACGAACCGGCGCTCGTCGCTCCGCGCGAGGCCGTCCTCCCCCAACGCCCACGGGATCGGGTAGCGGGCACCGGGGTCGAGCTGCGCCAGCGGGAGCTCACCCGGCGCGACGTCGGTCAGGCGAAGCGTTTCCGCCTCCTCCCCATCCATGAAGTGGACCTCCACATCGACGAGCCGGGCACGGGCCGGGCCCCTGTTCCACAGGACCAGGTGGTAGCCCACCGACACGTCATCGCACCCGTCGACGCTGATGTAGGCCCGCGCCGGGAGCCAGTGCAGGAACGCCGTGACATCCGCTCGACGCAGAGAGATCCAGCGCCAGCTCAGCGTGAAGATGGCGGTGCCCACCGAAACGATCAGCGCGGACAAGGCGATCCAGTCGCTCGTGACCATCCCTCAGCAAAGCGCGTGAACGCACACGGAGGCAATCCTCTCGGCGCCACATCCAGCGTGCGAGCTGCGTGGACGCGACCGGAGGTCAGCCAGCCCTATCCCTTGACGCGCCTGGTCTCGTAGGCCCACATCGCGACCTCGACGCGGTTGCGGGCACCGAGCTTGTTCATCAGCGCGGCGACGTGGGTCTTCACCGTGCTCAGGGTGATGTGCAGCTCGTCGGCGATCTCGGCGTTGGTGCGACCGCGGGCGACGGTGAGCAGCACCTCTTCCTCGCGTTCGGTGAGCGGCTCGATCGGCTGGGTCGGCGGGGAGGTCCGCTCCAGGCCAGCCAGCGTGGTGAGCAGGCGGCGGGTGATGTCGGGCGAGATGAGCGCGTCGCCGTTCGCGGCTGCGTGGATCGCCTGGACCAGCAGCTCGGGCCCGGCGTCCTTGAGGAGGAAGCCTCGGGCGCCGGCCTTGAGGGCGCCGTGGACGTACTCGTCGAGATCGAAGGTCGTGATGATCACGACGGCCAGGGGGTTCTCGACGCTTGGGCCAGCGAGCTGGCGGGTGGCCTCGACGCCGTCGATGCCGGGCATCCGGATGTCGAAGAGGCAGACGTCGGGACGCAGCTCGCGCGCCACGGCCACCGCCTCGAGGCCGTCCGTTGCCTCGCCGACGACCTCGATCCCGGGCTGCGCATTGAGGATCATGGTGAGCCCGGTCCGGACCAGGAGCTGGTCGTCGGCGACCACCACCCGGATGGTCCCCTCGCTGGTCCCCTCGCTGGTCCCTTCGCTGGTCACTGCGGCACCTCCCGCGGGAGAGTCGCCTCGACGGTCCAGCCGCCGGCCGGGTCAGGTCCGGCCTGACAGGCCCCGCCGAGCAGCTTGGCCCGTTCCGCCATGCCGAGCAGGCCGTAGCCCACGCTGGTCGCGGGGCGGGCTGCCTCTCCGTCGTCGTGCACACGCAACCGTATGACGCCGGGGTCGCCGGTGACCTCCACGGTGACCGCCGTGGCGTTCAGCGAATGCCGGATCGCGTTGGTGACCGCCTCCTGACAGATCCGGTAGACCGCCATCTCCACCGGTTGCGGCAGGCCCGCGAGGTCGCCGCCGCGGTGCAC
This genomic interval from Nocardioides cavernaquae contains the following:
- a CDS encoding response regulator produces the protein MTSEGTSEGTSEGTIRVVVADDQLLVRTGLTMILNAQPGIEVVGEATDGLEAVAVARELRPDVCLFDIRMPGIDGVEATRQLAGPSVENPLAVVIITTFDLDEYVHGALKAGARGFLLKDAGPELLVQAIHAAANGDALISPDITRRLLTTLAGLERTSPPTQPIEPLTEREEEVLLTVARGRTNAEIADELHITLSTVKTHVAALMNKLGARNRVEVAMWAYETRRVKG